A region from the Malus domestica chromosome 07, GDT2T_hap1 genome encodes:
- the LOC103428693 gene encoding probable aquaporin PIP2-5: MAKDMEVAERGSFSAKDYHDPPPAPLIDSAELTKWSFYRALIAEFVATLLFLYVTVLTVIGYKSQTDPATNADACGGVGILGIAWAFGGMIFVLVYCTAGISGGHINPAVTFGLFLARKVSLVRAVLYMVAQSLGAIAGVALVKAFQKSYYIKYGGGANSLSDGYSTGVGLAAEIIGTFVLVYTVFSATDPKRSARDSHVPVLAPLPIGFAVFIVHLATIPITGTGINPARSLGAAVIYNKDKAWDDQWIFWVGPFIGAAIAAFYHQFILRAGAVKALGSFRSNPHV; this comes from the exons ATGGCCAAGGACATGGAGGTTGCAGAGAGGGGCTCCTTCTCAGCCAAGGACTACCACGACCCACCGCCTGCGCCGCTCATCGACTCGGCCGAGCTCACCAAATGGTCGTTTTACAGAGCTCTCATAGCTGAGTTCGTAGCCACTCTTCTCTTCCTCTACGTCACTGTGCTCACAGTGATTGGCTACAAGAGCCAGACCGACCCAGCCACCAATGCTGACGCTTGCGGTGGGGTTGGGATTCTGGGCATTGCTTGGGCCTTTGGAGGCATGATCTTTGTGCTTGTTTACTGCACTGCTGGGATTTCAG GGGGTCACATCAACCCGGCGGTGACATTTGGGCTGTTCCTGGCTCGGAAGGTGTCGCTGGTGAGAGCTGTGCTGTACATGGTGGCTCAGTCGTTGGGGGCCATAGCCGGTGTTGCGCTGGTGAAGGCTTTCCAGAAGAGCTACTACATCAAGTACGGCGGCGGAGCAAACTCGCTTAGCGATGGGTACAGCACTGGAGTTGGATTGGCTGCTGAGATTATTGGCACCTTTGTGCTGGTTTACACCGTCTTCTCTGCCACTGACCCCAAGAGGAGTGCTAGAGACTCCCATGTTCCG GTTTTGGCTCCACTGCCAATTGGGTTTGCTGTGTTCATTGTCCACTTGGCCACCATCCCAATCACTGGCACTGGCATCAACCCTGCTAGAAGTCTTGGAGCCGCTGTTATCTACAACAAAGACAAGGCATGGGATGACCAA TGGATTTTCTGGGTAGGACCCTTCATTGGAGCAGCAATTGCAGCCTTCTACCACCAATTTATCTTGAGAGCAGGAGCTGTCAAGGCCCTTGGATCATTCAGGAGCAACCCCCATGTTTAA